A DNA window from Thermococcus sp. 4557 contains the following coding sequences:
- a CDS encoding radical SAM protein: MIEVHLPHVTFEDAGESIRLIWRETLYADFDKAELARVIRRKYRVEPEITVRNGVMVIDTDYPGIEQYISIYIQNNLGALLRNRYTNRRVFYIHEGLDVPLLGYNAFGLIDRGTNLIQIRGVSGCNLSCVFCSVDEGPYSRTRKLDYVVDVDYLMKWFDEVARIKGRNLEAHLDGQGEPLIYPFRVELVQALREHPNVSVISMQSNGTLLTDKLVEELAEAGLDRVNLSIHSLDPDKARMLMGMKSYDLQHVLDMAEAMVNAGIDVLIAPVIIFGINDDEAEAFIEFARKIGAGKRWPALGFQNYIPYKFGRNPTIAKLVPFKDFYAWLRKLEEKTGMKPLVLKSKHFGMEKREFIPLSFRPGEIVKAEVVLPGRIKGEMLAKARNRLIEVINTDAEVGDRIRVRIVRTRHGIYIGTPV; the protein is encoded by the coding sequence ATGATCGAGGTTCACCTTCCCCACGTCACCTTTGAGGATGCCGGCGAGAGCATCAGGCTGATATGGAGAGAGACCCTCTATGCCGACTTCGACAAGGCCGAGCTGGCGAGGGTTATACGGCGGAAGTACCGCGTTGAGCCCGAGATAACGGTGCGCAACGGGGTCATGGTCATCGACACGGACTACCCCGGCATCGAGCAGTACATCTCAATATACATCCAGAACAACCTCGGCGCCCTCCTGAGAAACCGCTACACCAACAGACGGGTTTTTTATATCCACGAGGGGCTTGACGTCCCGCTCCTGGGCTACAACGCCTTCGGCCTGATTGACAGGGGGACCAACCTGATTCAGATTCGCGGCGTGAGCGGCTGCAACCTCAGCTGCGTCTTCTGCTCCGTTGATGAGGGGCCGTATTCGAGGACGCGGAAGCTCGACTATGTGGTTGATGTTGACTACCTGATGAAATGGTTCGACGAGGTCGCGAGAATAAAGGGGAGGAACCTCGAGGCCCACCTCGACGGACAGGGCGAGCCGCTCATCTACCCCTTCCGCGTTGAGCTCGTCCAGGCGCTCAGGGAGCACCCTAACGTGTCCGTAATCTCGATGCAGAGCAACGGGACACTCCTCACGGACAAACTCGTCGAGGAGCTGGCGGAGGCCGGCCTTGACAGGGTGAACCTCTCCATCCACTCCCTCGACCCGGACAAGGCGAGGATGCTCATGGGAATGAAGAGCTACGACCTCCAGCACGTTCTGGACATGGCGGAGGCCATGGTGAACGCTGGAATCGACGTCCTCATCGCCCCTGTCATAATATTCGGCATAAACGACGACGAGGCCGAGGCCTTCATCGAGTTTGCAAGGAAAATCGGCGCCGGGAAGCGCTGGCCGGCCCTCGGCTTCCAGAACTACATCCCCTACAAGTTCGGCAGGAACCCCACAATAGCGAAGCTCGTTCCCTTCAAGGACTTCTACGCCTGGCTCAGAAAGCTTGAGGAGAAAACCGGCATGAAGCCGCTCGTCCTGAAGTCCAAGCACTTCGGTATGGAAAAGCGCGAGTTCATCCCCCTTTCCTTCCGGCCTGGAGAAATCGTCAAGGCGGAGGTCGTCCTCCCGGGAAGGATAAAGGGCGAGATGCTCGCGAAGGCCCGCAACCGCCTCATTGAGGTCATCAACACCGACGCCGAAGTCGGGGACAGGATTAGGGTCAGGATAGTCAGGACGAGGCACGGAATCTACATCGGAACGCCCGTTTGA